The DNA sequence CCCGCCTGAAGACCCATCTCAAAGCCGAAATGCTAACTCTCTTGACCGGGGTGGCTGTCCCTCCTCTACATCCGGGCAAGCCGCATGTGGTGATGGTTATCGGAGTGAATGGCGTCGGCAAAACCACCACCATTGCCAAACTAGCCCATCATGATCTTGAGCAGGGGGAAAAAGTACTTCTCGTGGCGGCGGATACCTTCCGCGCTGCCGCCATCGAACAGTTGGAGATTTGGGGTCAGAGGGCCGGCGCTGCGGTGATCAAACAGAAGACCGGCTCTGACCCGGCTGCGGTGGTCTTCGATGGGTTGGCCGCTGCCCTGGCCCGAAGGGTGGATAAAGTGTATATTGATACGGCCGGCCGTCTCCATACCAAGGTCAATCTCATGGAAGAACTGAAGAAAGTTGCCCGTACTGCCGCCAAACAGATTGAAGGGGCGCCGCACGAGGTCCTGTTGGTGCTGGACGCCACCACCGGCCAGAATGCTATTAATCAGGCGCGTCTGTTTCACGAGGCCATCGGCGTTACCGGCATCATCATGACCAAGCTGGATGGTACCGCCAAGGGTGGTGTAGCCCTGGGAGTGGTACAGGAGACCGGCCTGCCCCTGCAATTTATTGGCGTTGGAGAACAGATGGATGATCTGCGGCCATTTGAGCCGGAAGCGTATCTCGAAGCTATTCTGGGTTAGGTAAAATCGGGCGTCTGACTTGGCGTTTGTAATGACGACGCCTCATCCGTATCGGTGGAAGTTAATATATGTCCATGACTTCAGGAGTGCTTTCGGTGTGGCGATGCCCCTGGCTGGTAAATTTCTGCTTTTTTTGGCTGCCCCCCTTGCTCTTAACTGCCGGTATTTTTATTTTGGCAGGGGATTTAGGCTCTACCAGCAAATTTCGGCTGCCGGTTATTATCCTCCAGTTTCTGCTGCCCTCACTTTCGATGTCGAAAATCGTGTGGATTAGTGATATATTGCGGAAAGTAGCCCATTTTCTGGTTTACGGCCTTCTCTTGATCGGCTATGCCCGGGCCTGGCGCTGGCATATCCGGATGAAACCTCTGCCAGCAATTGTATTGGCCTTGATGATCTGCCTGGCCGTCTCGGCGGCGGATGAGGCCCGCCAGGCGTTGCATCGCTCCCGGAGTGGTTGTCCCCATGATGTGGCCCTGGACATGAGCGGCGCCCTGGCAGCGGCAGGTGTAATGTATCCTATTTTGCGGCGGGGTCGCCGGGATCAGCCGAAGAGTGAATTGTGAAAGCCGGTTTCCAGTTTGTGGCCGGAAGAACTGTTGATCAATAATTCTCCCTGAAAATCTTTTTTCGGTTTACTAGATGATTACCAAGAAAATAACTTCGGTGCGGGCTTGAAACTCATATCGTTTTGCCATGCAGCGGCTGCTATACCGGAAGGCCGGTAGCGCAGACCTCCAGGTCTGCTTCATGAGAAGCACATAATGAGCACAGACTTGGAGGTTTGTGCATTTCAATAGGATTTTGAATGAGCTACATGGAAAGTTACTTTTGCACAGGCTAGAAAGCCTATGCTACCAGTAATGATTTTCATGGTTCGTGGGTGATGTATAAGAAATGACAATTATGAGAAAACAAATTGCCTGTGTGTTAGCCTTGGCGTTTATCTTTTTGGGATTGGCGGTTCCATCCTTTTCCGAGACCGCGGATATTTTCTCCCGAGTGCAGGAACACAAATTAGACAACGGTCTGACCGTTCTGCTGTTGCCGGAACGGCGCGCCCCGATCATTACGGTTCAGATCTGGTATCGGGTGGGTTCCCGCAACGAGGTCCTGGGGAAGACCGGCCTCTCGCACCTGGCTGAACACCTGATGTTTCGCGGAACCGAGAAGTATGGTCCCAAGGTGTTTTCTCGCCTCATTCAGCAGGCTGGCGGCAATAACAATGCCTTTACTTCCAAGGATTACACCGCCTATTTCGCCACCGGTCCCAAGACCAACCTGAAACTCTTCCTGGAGTTGGAAGCAGATCGCATGCGCCATCTTAAAATCGACGAAGAGTTGTTTCAGACCGAGCGCAAAGTGGTCATCGAAGAACGCCGCCTGCGCACCGATGATGATCCGGTGCATTCCTTGTATGAAGAAACAGTGGCTACCGCCTTTAAGGCCCACCCTTATCAATGGCCCATCATCGGTTGGATGCACGATATAGAAAATCTTACCTTACAAGACATGCGGACTTTTTACGATACGTATTACCAACCCAATAACGCTACCCTGGTCGTAGTCGGCGATATCGATCCCAGCGCCGCCTTAAACGAAATTAAGGCAACCTTCGGGGCAATTCCGAAAGGGCCGGATCCGCCTCCTTTCCTGCCGCTGGAACCTCCACAGCAGGGTGAACGGCGGACAGAGCTGAACCGGGAGGCGCAGTTGCCGGCAATCTTTATGGGCTATCACACCCCCAATCTGGAACAGGCAGATGCCTATGCCCTGGAGGTGCTCTCTTTAATCCTCTCCCAGGGGCGCAGTTCGCGTTTGCATCGGCGGTTGGTTTATGAAAAGAAACTGGCCTTGGACGCCGGCGCGGAGTATGAATTCGCTACTGCCAGCCCGTCGCTCTTTGTTTTCTATGCCCAACCGCTGCCGAAAAAACCTATCTCGACCGTGGAAGCTGCCATGAACGCAGAGATAGAGAGCCTCAAAACCAAGCCGGTGAGTGAAAAGGAATTGGCCAAAGCCAAAAATCAGACCGAATCTTCTTTTATCATGAATCAGGACTCTCTTTTTTATCGGGGCATGCTCTTGGGACGCTACCAGACCACCGGCAGTTGGCGGAAATTAAACGAAATCGTTCCCGCTATCCGGGCCGTGACCGCAGAGGACGTTCAACGGGTGGCGAAAAAATATCTGGTAAAAGCCAACTGCACAACCGGTATTCTCTATCCCATAAAACCATCCCGCCC is a window from the Desulfobacca acetoxidans DSM 11109 genome containing:
- a CDS encoding VanZ family protein; this translates as MSMTSGVLSVWRCPWLVNFCFFWLPPLLLTAGIFILAGDLGSTSKFRLPVIILQFLLPSLSMSKIVWISDILRKVAHFLVYGLLLIGYARAWRWHIRMKPLPAIVLALMICLAVSAADEARQALHRSRSGCPHDVALDMSGALAAAGVMYPILRRGRRDQPKSEL
- a CDS encoding M16 family metallopeptidase — encoded protein: MRKQIACVLALAFIFLGLAVPSFSETADIFSRVQEHKLDNGLTVLLLPERRAPIITVQIWYRVGSRNEVLGKTGLSHLAEHLMFRGTEKYGPKVFSRLIQQAGGNNNAFTSKDYTAYFATGPKTNLKLFLELEADRMRHLKIDEELFQTERKVVIEERRLRTDDDPVHSLYEETVATAFKAHPYQWPIIGWMHDIENLTLQDMRTFYDTYYQPNNATLVVVGDIDPSAALNEIKATFGAIPKGPDPPPFLPLEPPQQGERRTELNREAQLPAIFMGYHTPNLEQADAYALEVLSLILSQGRSSRLHRRLVYEKKLALDAGAEYEFATASPSLFVFYAQPLPKKPISTVEAAMNAEIESLKTKPVSEKELAKAKNQTESSFIMNQDSLFYRGMLLGRYQTTGSWRKLNEIVPAIRAVTAEDVQRVAKKYLVKANCTTGILYPIKPSRPTMERFQPHEQIR
- the ftsY gene encoding signal recognition particle-docking protein FtsY, which produces MIRWFKKKKGRPEVDSDQVQEQFDGDVVPEEIPAAIEPIVEVSELVVEPEPEVSTLHVAEIQESAVSELAAAVADEIGLPAELEDEAGKLSETGDESVSHPGKPGLFRRLRARLSRTREALTSKLDRLFLGKKIIDAELLEELEELLITADMGVETSLGLIEAVRDKVKRKELTDPARLKTHLKAEMLTLLTGVAVPPLHPGKPHVVMVIGVNGVGKTTTIAKLAHHDLEQGEKVLLVAADTFRAAAIEQLEIWGQRAGAAVIKQKTGSDPAAVVFDGLAAALARRVDKVYIDTAGRLHTKVNLMEELKKVARTAAKQIEGAPHEVLLVLDATTGQNAINQARLFHEAIGVTGIIMTKLDGTAKGGVALGVVQETGLPLQFIGVGEQMDDLRPFEPEAYLEAILG